One window of the Microvirga mediterraneensis genome contains the following:
- a CDS encoding L,D-transpeptidase, translating into MRAWIPCSAMLLAVLLPAAASAQPVYGNGNFYGNTYIAPGYDYPYARTEDGYREGYPLVTRPSARASRAERMAGYPYDVTTTGSTVASLPQDYGNGTGYDNSIDYAIAPQFQRQLVSYRGNERPGTIVVDTNNKFLYLVQDGGRALRYGIGVGREGFEWRGRQTVSMKREWPSWRPPADMLRRRPDLPRFMEGGPDNPLGARALYLGSTLYRIHGTNEPHTIGQAVSSGCIRMLNDDVVDLYSRVKVGTSVVVL; encoded by the coding sequence ATGCGCGCTTGGATCCCTTGCTCTGCAATGCTTCTGGCCGTCCTTCTGCCGGCCGCCGCCTCGGCGCAGCCGGTCTATGGAAACGGCAATTTCTACGGCAATACCTACATCGCTCCGGGCTACGACTACCCCTACGCACGCACGGAGGATGGCTATCGCGAGGGCTATCCTCTCGTGACCCGTCCGTCGGCTCGCGCCTCCCGGGCCGAGCGCATGGCGGGCTATCCCTACGACGTGACCACCACCGGCAGCACGGTCGCCTCCCTGCCGCAGGATTACGGCAACGGCACGGGCTACGACAACAGCATCGATTACGCGATCGCGCCGCAGTTCCAGCGCCAGCTCGTATCCTATCGTGGCAACGAGCGTCCGGGCACGATCGTGGTCGATACCAACAACAAGTTCCTCTACCTCGTTCAGGACGGCGGCCGCGCCCTCCGCTACGGCATCGGCGTGGGCCGCGAAGGCTTCGAATGGCGTGGTCGGCAGACCGTTTCCATGAAGCGCGAATGGCCGTCCTGGCGTCCGCCGGCCGACATGCTGCGCCGCCGCCCGGACCTTCCCCGCTTCATGGAAGGCGGGCCGGACAATCCGCTCGGCGCCCGCGCGCTCTATCTCGGCTCCACGCTCTACCGCATCCACGGCACCAACGAGCCGCACACCATCGGACAGGCCGTCTCGTCGGGCTGCATCCGCATGCTCAACGACGACGTGGTCGATCTCTACAGCCGCGTGAAGGTCGGAACGAGCGTGGTCGTTCTCTGA
- the groES gene encoding co-chaperone GroES: MKFRPLHDRVVVRRIEAEEKTAGGIIIPDTAKEKPQEGEVVAVGPGARDENGKVAALDVKAGDRVLFGKWSGTEVRIDGQDLLIMKESDIMGIVG; encoded by the coding sequence ATGAAGTTCCGTCCGCTGCACGACCGCGTTGTCGTCCGCCGCATCGAAGCCGAAGAGAAGACGGCCGGTGGCATCATCATCCCGGACACCGCCAAGGAAAAGCCGCAAGAGGGCGAAGTCGTCGCCGTCGGCCCCGGCGCCCGCGATGAGAACGGCAAGGTTGCCGCTCTCGACGTGAAGGCCGGCGATCGCGTCCTGTTCGGCAAGTGGTCCGGCACCGAGGTGCGGATCGACGGTCAGGACCTCCTGATCATGAAGGAATCCGACATCATGGGCATCGTCGGCTAA
- the groL gene encoding chaperonin GroEL (60 kDa chaperone family; promotes refolding of misfolded polypeptides especially under stressful conditions; forms two stacked rings of heptamers to form a barrel-shaped 14mer; ends can be capped by GroES; misfolded proteins enter the barrel where they are refolded when GroES binds) gives MAAKDVKFSSDARDKMLRGVDILADAVKVTLGPKGRNVVIEKSFGAPRITKDGVTVAKEIELSDKFENMGAQMVREVASKTNDIAGDGTTTATVLAQAIVREGAKAVAAGMNPMDLKRGIDLAVGEAIKDIQARAKKVASSDEVAQVGTISANGDKDIGEMIAHAMQKVGNEGVITVEEAKTAETELDVVEGMQFDRGYLSPYFITNAEKMVAELEDPYILIHEKKLSSLQPMLPILEAVVQTGKPLLIIAEDVEGEALATLVVNKLRGGLKIAAVKAPGFGDRRKAMLEDIAVLTAGQTISEDLGIKLETVQLPMLGRAKRVRIEKENTTIIDGAGQKADIEARVAQIKAQIEETTSDYDREKLQERLAKLAGGVAVIRVGGATEIEVKEKKDRVDDALNATRAAVEEGIVPGGGTALLRAKGAVAKLTTDNADVQAGIKIVLRALEAPIRQIAENAGVEGSIVVGKINDNAKSDTFGFNAQTEEFVDMLQAGIVDPAKVVRTALQDAASVAGLLVTTEAMVAEAPKRESAPAMPGGGMGGMGGMDF, from the coding sequence ATGGCTGCCAAAGACGTTAAGTTTTCCTCGGACGCTCGCGACAAGATGCTCCGTGGCGTGGACATCCTCGCCGATGCCGTGAAGGTCACGCTGGGTCCCAAGGGCCGCAACGTGGTGATTGAGAAGTCCTTCGGCGCTCCGCGCATCACGAAGGACGGCGTCACCGTCGCCAAGGAGATCGAACTCTCCGACAAGTTCGAGAACATGGGCGCCCAGATGGTGCGCGAAGTGGCCTCGAAGACCAACGACATCGCCGGTGACGGCACCACGACCGCGACGGTTCTGGCCCAGGCCATCGTCCGCGAGGGCGCCAAGGCTGTGGCCGCCGGCATGAACCCGATGGACCTCAAGCGCGGCATCGATCTCGCCGTCGGCGAGGCGATCAAGGACATCCAGGCCCGCGCCAAGAAGGTTGCCTCGTCCGACGAGGTTGCCCAGGTCGGCACGATTTCCGCCAATGGCGACAAGGACATCGGCGAGATGATCGCCCATGCCATGCAGAAGGTCGGCAACGAAGGTGTCATCACCGTCGAGGAAGCCAAGACCGCCGAGACCGAGCTCGATGTCGTGGAAGGCATGCAGTTCGACCGCGGCTATCTCTCGCCGTACTTCATCACGAACGCCGAGAAGATGGTGGCCGAGCTTGAGGATCCCTACATCCTCATCCACGAGAAGAAGCTCTCGTCGCTCCAGCCCATGCTGCCGATCCTCGAGGCCGTGGTGCAGACCGGCAAGCCGCTCCTCATCATCGCCGAGGACGTGGAAGGCGAGGCGCTCGCCACCCTCGTGGTCAACAAGCTGCGTGGAGGCCTGAAGATCGCCGCCGTGAAGGCTCCGGGCTTCGGCGACCGTCGCAAGGCCATGCTCGAGGACATCGCCGTCCTGACCGCCGGTCAGACGATCTCCGAAGACCTCGGCATCAAGCTCGAGACCGTTCAGCTCCCGATGCTCGGCCGCGCCAAGCGCGTTCGCATCGAGAAGGAGAACACCACGATCATCGACGGCGCCGGCCAGAAGGCCGACATCGAGGCTCGTGTGGCTCAGATCAAGGCGCAGATCGAGGAGACCACCTCGGACTACGACCGTGAGAAGCTCCAGGAGCGTCTGGCCAAGCTCGCAGGCGGCGTCGCGGTGATCCGCGTCGGCGGCGCGACCGAGATCGAGGTGAAGGAGAAGAAGGACCGCGTTGACGACGCCCTGAACGCCACCCGCGCTGCGGTGGAAGAAGGCATCGTCCCCGGCGGCGGCACGGCTCTCCTGCGCGCCAAGGGCGCGGTTGCCAAGCTGACGACCGACAATGCGGACGTCCAGGCCGGCATCAAGATCGTGCTGCGCGCCCTCGAGGCTCCGATCCGTCAGATCGCCGAGAACGCCGGCGTGGAAGGCTCGATCGTTGTCGGCAAGATCAACGACAACGCCAAGTCCGACACTTTCGGCTTCAACGCCCAGACGGAAGAGTTCGTGGACATGCTCCAGGCCGGCATCGTCGACCCGGCGAAGGTCGTCCGCACGGCCCTGCAGGACGCGGCTTCCGTGGCCGGCCTGCTCGTCACGACTGAGGCCATGGTCGCCGAGGCTCCCAAGCGCGAATCCGCTCCGGCCATGCCGGGCGGCGGCATGGGCGGCATGGGCGGCATGGACTTCTAA
- a CDS encoding NUDIX domain-containing protein, with the protein MNFDPAAFRRHVGRILNEHAGAFGLPDERHAVLRRQIEAGDDIHSRRTFPGHVTTSAFILDRTGQRILLIHHRALERWLQPGGHYEPPDDLMGSALREAVEETGMPDLAIDPWHREAGLPVDIDSHRIPARPERDEPEHWHHDIRYVVRASEQDALRPDLREVHGAEWRDLQDLENIAPQGLRNMRALGLVRP; encoded by the coding sequence GTGAACTTCGATCCGGCAGCCTTCCGCCGCCACGTCGGCAGGATCCTGAACGAGCACGCCGGGGCCTTCGGCCTGCCCGATGAACGGCATGCGGTCCTGCGGCGCCAGATCGAGGCCGGGGACGACATCCATTCGCGCCGGACCTTCCCGGGCCATGTCACCACGTCGGCCTTCATCCTCGACCGGACGGGGCAGCGCATCCTTCTGATCCACCATCGCGCTCTGGAGCGATGGCTGCAGCCCGGCGGCCATTACGAGCCGCCGGACGACCTGATGGGCTCCGCCCTGCGCGAGGCCGTCGAGGAGACCGGCATGCCCGACCTCGCGATCGACCCTTGGCACAGGGAGGCGGGTCTGCCCGTCGACATCGACAGCCACCGCATCCCGGCACGGCCGGAACGGGACGAGCCCGAGCATTGGCATCACGATATCCGCTATGTGGTGCGGGCATCGGAGCAGGATGCTCTCCGGCCCGATCTGCGGGAGGTGCATGGCGCCGAGTGGCGCGACCTTCAGGATCTGGAGAACATAGCGCCGCAGGGCTTACGGAATATGCGCGCGCTCGGGCTTGTCCGCCCCTGA
- a CDS encoding DMT family transporter produces the protein MNYVYLFVAIVSEVIATSALKAAEGFSRFWPSVVVILGYGIAFYCLSLTTRTIPIGIAYAIWSGVGIVLIALVGLLLYRQSLDGPAVIGMALILSGVLVINLFSKTAGH, from the coding sequence ATGAACTACGTCTATCTCTTCGTTGCCATCGTCAGCGAAGTCATCGCGACCTCGGCCCTGAAGGCGGCCGAAGGCTTCTCGCGCTTCTGGCCTTCCGTCGTCGTGATCCTCGGCTATGGGATCGCCTTCTATTGTCTCTCCCTGACCACGCGCACGATCCCCATCGGCATCGCCTATGCGATCTGGTCGGGCGTCGGCATCGTGCTGATCGCCCTCGTGGGTCTGCTGCTCTATCGCCAGTCCCTGGACGGCCCCGCCGTCATCGGCATGGCGCTGATCCTGAGCGGCGTGCTGGTGATCAACCTCTTCTCGAAGACGGCAGGTCATTGA
- the glcF gene encoding glycolate oxidase subunit GlcF, whose amino-acid sequence MQTNFTPDQLRDPAMASSEKILRTCVHCGFCTATCPTYLLLGDELDSPRGRIYLMKDMLESGKPASPEVVKHIDRCLSCLSCMTTCPSGVHYMHLVDHARAYIEATYTRPWHDRLLRWVLASVLPYPGRFRFALGAAMLAKPLKGVIGGLPFLGKRLEAMIDLAPAKAPTRSPFDQPGTFKGHGERRGRVAILSGCAQPVLKPGFNEAAIRLLNRHGVDVIQPKGEGCCGALVHHMGRDEETHGFAKRNIDAWIAEMDGEGLDAIIITASGCGTTIKDYGFMFREDPDYAEKAARVSAIAKDITEYVTSLTLMEPVRETDFVVAYHSACSMQHGQAIRTEPKTLLKQAGFTVKDVPEGHICCGSAGTYNLLQPEIAAQLRARKVANIERTKPDLIATGNIGCMTQIGKGTDIPIVHTVELLDWATGGPMPETLEAAGFGKRASQTLTIPAQ is encoded by the coding sequence ATGCAAACCAACTTCACGCCCGACCAGCTCAGGGATCCCGCCATGGCCAGTTCGGAGAAGATCCTCCGGACCTGCGTCCATTGCGGATTCTGCACGGCCACCTGCCCGACCTACCTGCTGCTCGGCGACGAGCTCGATTCCCCGCGCGGGCGCATCTACCTGATGAAGGACATGCTGGAGAGCGGAAAGCCCGCATCTCCGGAAGTGGTCAAGCACATCGACCGCTGCCTCTCATGCCTGTCCTGCATGACCACCTGTCCGTCCGGCGTGCATTACATGCACTTGGTCGATCATGCCCGCGCCTACATCGAGGCCACCTATACGCGGCCCTGGCATGACCGGCTCCTGCGCTGGGTTCTCGCCAGCGTGCTGCCCTATCCCGGACGCTTCCGCTTCGCGCTCGGCGCGGCGATGCTGGCCAAGCCCCTCAAGGGCGTGATCGGCGGGCTGCCGTTCCTCGGCAAGCGTCTGGAGGCGATGATCGACCTCGCGCCGGCGAAGGCGCCCACCCGCTCGCCCTTCGACCAGCCCGGCACCTTCAAGGGGCACGGGGAGCGCCGGGGCCGGGTCGCCATCCTGTCCGGCTGCGCCCAGCCGGTGCTCAAGCCCGGCTTCAACGAGGCCGCCATCCGTCTCCTCAACCGGCACGGCGTCGACGTCATCCAGCCCAAGGGGGAGGGATGCTGCGGCGCCCTCGTCCACCACATGGGCCGCGACGAGGAGACCCACGGCTTCGCCAAGCGCAACATCGACGCCTGGATCGCCGAGATGGACGGGGAGGGGCTGGACGCCATCATCATCACGGCATCGGGCTGCGGCACGACGATCAAGGATTACGGCTTCATGTTCCGGGAGGACCCGGATTATGCCGAGAAGGCGGCCCGGGTCTCAGCGATCGCCAAGGACATCACCGAGTATGTCACGTCCCTGACGCTCATGGAGCCGGTGCGCGAGACGGACTTCGTGGTCGCCTATCATTCCGCCTGCTCGATGCAGCACGGGCAGGCGATCCGCACCGAGCCGAAAACCCTGCTGAAGCAGGCGGGCTTCACGGTGAAGGACGTGCCGGAAGGGCATATCTGCTGCGGATCGGCCGGCACCTACAACCTGCTTCAGCCGGAGATCGCCGCCCAGCTCCGGGCCCGCAAGGTCGCCAATATCGAGCGCACCAAGCCCGACCTCATCGCCACCGGCAACATCGGCTGCATGACCCAGATCGGCAAGGGGACGGACATCCCCATTGTCCATACGGTCGAACTCCTCGACTGGGCGACCGGTGGTCCCATGCCGGAAACCTTGGAGGCGGCAGGGTTCGGAAAGCGCGCCTCTCAGACGTTAACCATTCCGGCACAGTGA
- a CDS encoding SDR family NAD(P)-dependent oxidoreductase, producing the protein MAQHPAIAPGRVAVITGAASGIGLAAAKRFAELGMKVCLADLEGEALRRAEEDVKRVAGKPEDVLAAATDVSRLGDVEKLRERVHTAFGEVALLMNNAGTEGGGEMFGNLQRWHAILETNLWGVINGVQVFAPSMIDQKTPCAIINTGSKQGITTPPGNTAYNISKAGVKVFTEGLAHELRNRPDCRVSAHLLIPGFVYTGFTKARGVTEKPAGAWEPEQVIDFLLPALERGDFYVLCPDNETTREMDEKRIRWAAEDLIENRPPLSRWHPDYKDAFAKVMEG; encoded by the coding sequence ATGGCTCAGCATCCAGCAATCGCCCCCGGCCGCGTCGCCGTCATCACCGGAGCCGCGAGCGGCATCGGTCTCGCGGCCGCCAAGCGGTTCGCGGAGCTCGGCATGAAAGTCTGCCTGGCCGATCTCGAGGGCGAGGCCCTCCGGCGCGCCGAGGAAGACGTGAAGCGCGTGGCCGGCAAGCCGGAGGACGTGCTCGCCGCCGCCACCGATGTCAGCCGGCTGGGAGACGTCGAGAAGCTCAGGGAACGGGTCCATACCGCCTTTGGCGAGGTGGCCCTGCTCATGAACAATGCCGGCACCGAGGGCGGTGGGGAAATGTTCGGCAACCTGCAGCGCTGGCACGCGATCCTGGAGACCAATCTCTGGGGCGTGATCAACGGCGTTCAGGTCTTCGCGCCGTCCATGATCGATCAGAAAACCCCGTGCGCGATCATCAATACCGGATCGAAGCAGGGCATCACCACGCCGCCCGGCAACACGGCCTACAACATCTCCAAGGCGGGCGTGAAGGTCTTCACGGAAGGTCTGGCCCACGAGCTGCGCAACCGGCCCGATTGCCGGGTGAGCGCCCATCTCCTCATCCCGGGCTTCGTCTATACAGGCTTCACCAAGGCGAGAGGCGTCACCGAGAAGCCGGCCGGCGCCTGGGAGCCGGAGCAGGTCATCGACTTCCTGCTGCCGGCCCTGGAGCGAGGCGACTTCTACGTGCTCTGCCCCGACAACGAGACGACCAGGGAGATGGACGAGAAGCGCATCCGCTGGGCCGCCGAGGACCTCATCGAGAACCGTCCGCCGCTCTCGCGCTGGCATCCCGATTACAAGGATGCCTTCGCCAAGGTGATGGAAGGCTGA
- a CDS encoding DUF2585 domain-containing protein has product MAVTASPATEARTPGKSREALGAGVALGLVALTAAILLAMGRTPICTCGTIELWHGVVKDSGNSQHLTDWYTPSHVIHGFLFYGGLWAFGRLIGKPLPLGIALLVAIGIECAWEIAENTNTVIDRYRATNIALDYYGDSVINSVSDIIAMMIGFALARIWPVWLTVVVAAFMEAFVGFWIRDNLILNIIMLIHPIEAINQWQGAL; this is encoded by the coding sequence ATGGCGGTCACGGCTTCCCCCGCAACGGAGGCGAGGACCCCAGGCAAATCGCGGGAGGCTCTCGGGGCCGGGGTCGCGCTCGGGCTCGTCGCGCTCACCGCCGCGATCCTGCTGGCCATGGGCCGCACGCCGATCTGCACCTGCGGCACCATCGAGCTGTGGCATGGGGTCGTGAAGGATTCCGGCAATTCCCAGCACCTGACGGACTGGTACACGCCCTCCCACGTGATCCATGGATTTCTGTTCTATGGCGGCCTCTGGGCCTTTGGGCGCCTGATCGGAAAGCCGCTGCCGCTCGGCATCGCACTTCTCGTCGCGATCGGGATCGAATGCGCCTGGGAGATCGCCGAGAACACCAACACCGTCATCGACCGCTATCGTGCGACGAACATCGCGCTCGATTATTATGGCGACAGCGTTATCAACTCGGTGTCGGACATCATCGCCATGATGATCGGGTTCGCGCTGGCCCGGATCTGGCCGGTCTGGCTGACGGTCGTGGTGGCGGCGTTTATGGAGGCTTTCGTGGGTTTCTGGATCCGCGACAATCTCATTCTGAACATCATCATGCTGATCCATCCCATTGAGGCCATCAATCAATGGCAAGGGGCGCTGTGA
- a CDS encoding DUF2076 domain-containing protein: MNDQERQVIDDIFQRLEQVANQPRDPEAERYIAEKLRRQPYAPYALAQAVFVQEQALGNLQADNERLRAEFDRMSRQPPQQQGGFLSSIFGGGASRPPEPAYNAPPARQASPWGQPQPQPQQPPYGAPQGGPMMGGAPGPWGGMQRGGGGGFLGTALTTAAGVAGGMMIANALSHAFSGNNNPLSDASSLAGLGGTDQASADNAGFGSITDGLYPNQGQEPQDNEQDFSDFGGDGGDEGDWA; encoded by the coding sequence ATGAACGATCAGGAACGGCAGGTCATCGACGATATCTTCCAGCGTCTCGAGCAGGTGGCGAACCAGCCGCGGGATCCGGAGGCGGAGCGCTACATCGCCGAGAAGCTGCGCCGCCAGCCCTATGCGCCCTATGCCCTGGCCCAGGCGGTCTTCGTTCAGGAACAGGCGCTGGGCAATCTCCAGGCCGACAACGAGCGGCTGCGCGCCGAGTTCGACCGGATGAGCCGCCAGCCGCCACAGCAGCAGGGCGGTTTCCTGTCCAGCATCTTCGGCGGTGGCGCGTCGCGCCCGCCGGAGCCCGCCTACAACGCACCGCCGGCCCGGCAGGCTTCGCCCTGGGGCCAGCCTCAACCTCAGCCGCAGCAGCCGCCCTACGGCGCTCCGCAGGGCGGCCCGATGATGGGCGGCGCGCCCGGCCCCTGGGGCGGCATGCAGCGCGGGGGTGGCGGCGGGTTCCTCGGGACCGCGCTGACGACCGCGGCGGGCGTCGCGGGCGGCATGATGATCGCCAATGCCCTGAGCCATGCCTTCAGCGGCAACAACAATCCCTTGAGCGACGCATCCTCCCTGGCGGGCCTCGGCGGCACGGATCAGGCGTCGGCGGACAATGCCGGATTCGGCAGCATCACGGATGGGCTCTACCCGAACCAGGGCCAGGAGCCGCAGGACAACGAGCAGGACTTCTCGGACTTCGGCGGCGACGGCGGAGACGAGGGCGACTGGGCCTAA
- a CDS encoding chromosome partitioning protein ParA, giving the protein MSSGWTSFRSRFGKKQEEAVIGSLHEGGESVEAVSAPVAASEKGEVIAARPNVALDSVGQKNELIRVRFANMIDRLEEIRSLKEDFALLNEPVNDLIRSYPQLQSRLLETEAVLRQETDTTVALRRELSDLSGLHARTVDDLNSAVSQLRKAETRVREQESFIEDLRLNVKDKEAIVADLENQLSIETERARNITEENQALRIEAQEADQTVARAERELIETRERNGLLDHEVKRLQKVAEEQNYRLSSLTNRYGELETQLEATRQRASELETKLMAEQVLRQRLETQIDSERSAHQTDLSALDMKIEGLNSRLAATDKILAHTRDQLRDKNEALRGVERNLKETSIEKNTLDRRLEATQQEVERQVAMVNELQRSRIELQERVEMLGKAIAAKDFQIESSDNKVASLSERIDQLTKRFEQDRNTLEAANRRLTEELQNEKAERSLMQGALEIARESRTKIQKKYVALRKKTRLDTQEEDPSLFDEEEFETNVRPLKSPDAE; this is encoded by the coding sequence ATGTCTTCGGGTTGGACATCGTTCAGGAGCCGTTTTGGCAAGAAGCAGGAAGAGGCCGTCATCGGCTCCCTGCACGAGGGGGGCGAGAGCGTCGAGGCCGTTTCCGCGCCCGTCGCGGCGTCCGAAAAGGGCGAGGTGATCGCCGCTCGCCCCAACGTGGCGCTCGATTCGGTCGGTCAGAAGAACGAGCTGATCCGCGTCCGCTTCGCCAACATGATCGACCGGTTGGAGGAGATCCGCAGCCTCAAGGAGGACTTCGCCCTCCTCAACGAGCCGGTGAACGATCTCATCCGCAGCTATCCGCAGCTTCAGTCGCGCCTTCTCGAAACCGAGGCGGTGCTCCGGCAGGAAACGGACACGACCGTGGCCCTGCGCCGGGAACTCTCAGACCTCAGCGGCCTCCACGCCCGGACGGTGGACGACCTGAATTCCGCCGTTTCGCAGCTGCGCAAGGCGGAAACGAGAGTCCGCGAGCAGGAATCCTTCATCGAGGACCTGCGCCTCAACGTGAAGGACAAGGAGGCCATCGTCGCCGACCTGGAGAACCAGCTCTCCATCGAGACCGAGCGCGCCCGCAACATCACCGAGGAGAACCAGGCCCTGCGCATCGAAGCGCAGGAGGCGGACCAGACGGTGGCCCGCGCCGAGCGGGAACTCATCGAGACCCGTGAGCGCAACGGCCTGCTCGATCACGAGGTCAAGCGCCTGCAGAAGGTGGCGGAGGAGCAGAATTACCGCCTCTCCAGCCTGACCAACCGTTATGGCGAGCTGGAAACCCAGCTCGAGGCCACGCGCCAGCGCGCCTCCGAGCTCGAAACCAAGCTCATGGCCGAGCAGGTGCTGCGCCAGCGTCTGGAGACCCAGATCGATTCCGAGCGCTCGGCTCATCAGACGGACCTTTCGGCGCTCGACATGAAGATCGAGGGGCTCAACTCCCGTCTGGCCGCGACCGACAAGATCCTGGCCCATACCCGCGACCAGCTGCGCGACAAGAACGAGGCCCTGCGCGGCGTCGAGCGCAACCTCAAAGAGACGAGCATCGAGAAGAACACCCTCGACCGCCGCCTGGAGGCGACCCAACAGGAAGTCGAGCGTCAGGTGGCCATGGTCAACGAGCTTCAGCGCTCGCGCATCGAGCTGCAGGAGCGCGTCGAGATGCTGGGCAAGGCCATCGCGGCCAAGGACTTCCAGATCGAAAGCTCCGACAACAAGGTGGCGAGCCTCTCCGAGCGCATCGACCAGCTCACCAAGCGCTTCGAGCAGGACCGCAACACCCTGGAGGCCGCCAACCGCCGCCTCACCGAGGAGCTGCAGAACGAGAAGGCCGAGCGCTCCCTCATGCAGGGCGCCCTCGAAATCGCCCGCGAGAGCCGCACCAAGATCCAGAAGAAATACGTGGCCCTGCGTAAGAAGACCCGCCTCGACACCCAGGAGGAGGATCCGAGCCTCTTCGACGAGGAGGAATTCGAGACGAATGTCCGGCCCTTGAAATCGCCGGACGCGGAGTAG
- a CDS encoding DMT family transporter, giving the protein MKFGPALRAAAGIAVLSIMDAVIKGMSAHYPTLQVAFLRFMCGSIVVAGVVAVLKPGWPNRETVAANAIRSVIAVITALSFFYALGQLPLAETLVLSFLSPMFIALFGMLMLRERVDSRIVGAIGIGFLGTLVVVLGQTGEASAARSWTGVGAALLSAITYALSLVLLRQRAQRDKFLHIVIFQNIGPFLLVAPFGLWAWQPLHYEHLAWFALMGVLGVIGHVLMATAYAKAEAARLAPLEYTALIWAVLIGYGVFSEIPTWATLGGGILIVAAAAMTSRR; this is encoded by the coding sequence ATGAAATTCGGTCCCGCCCTCCGGGCGGCCGCTGGCATCGCGGTTCTCTCCATCATGGATGCGGTCATCAAGGGGATGTCCGCTCATTATCCGACCCTCCAGGTGGCGTTCCTGCGCTTCATGTGCGGAAGCATCGTCGTCGCGGGCGTCGTGGCCGTCCTCAAGCCGGGCTGGCCCAACCGGGAGACCGTCGCGGCCAATGCGATCCGGTCCGTGATCGCGGTCATCACGGCCCTGAGCTTCTTCTATGCCCTGGGGCAGCTGCCGCTCGCCGAGACCCTCGTCCTGTCGTTCCTGTCGCCGATGTTCATCGCCCTGTTCGGGATGCTGATGCTCCGGGAGAGGGTCGACAGCCGGATCGTCGGCGCCATCGGCATCGGGTTTCTCGGGACCCTCGTGGTCGTCCTCGGCCAGACGGGGGAGGCCAGCGCGGCCCGCTCGTGGACGGGCGTCGGCGCGGCTCTGCTGTCGGCGATCACGTATGCGCTGAGCCTCGTGCTGCTGCGCCAGCGCGCCCAGCGGGACAAGTTCCTGCACATCGTCATCTTCCAGAATATCGGACCCTTCCTCCTGGTGGCGCCTTTCGGCCTGTGGGCATGGCAGCCCCTGCATTACGAGCACCTGGCCTGGTTCGCTCTGATGGGTGTCCTGGGCGTGATCGGCCACGTGCTCATGGCGACCGCCTATGCCAAGGCCGAGGCGGCGCGGCTCGCTCCGCTCGAATACACAGCCCTGATCTGGGCCGTGCTGATCGGCTACGGGGTCTTCAGCGAGATCCCCACCTGGGCCACCCTCGGCGGCGGCATCCTCATCGTGGCCGCGGCCGCCATGACGTCGCGGCGCTAG